In Candidatus Nitrosotenuis uzonensis, one DNA window encodes the following:
- a CDS encoding GTP-dependent dephospho-CoA kinase family protein codes for MKLNTKLREQLKIPLGVLVEEKHTTKENILGHISESSYVITVGDATTEKMLNFGIVPSLQIVDGLEKRSKRQPPKSNATKMHCHNPPAQITEESIRTIKQAYASAPPTQILVTGEEDLLVIPACIYAPDNSVVLYGQPNEGLVIVQVTNEIRNKTKKLLQSME; via the coding sequence GTGAAACTAAATACAAAACTCAGAGAACAGTTGAAAATTCCCCTTGGTGTACTAGTTGAGGAAAAACATACCACAAAAGAAAACATTCTTGGGCACATCTCGGAAAGCTCGTACGTGATAACTGTAGGGGATGCGACAACTGAAAAAATGCTCAATTTTGGCATAGTGCCCTCGCTCCAAATAGTTGACGGACTGGAAAAAAGATCAAAAAGACAGCCCCCAAAAAGCAACGCAACAAAGATGCATTGCCATAATCCACCAGCACAGATAACAGAGGAGAGTATTCGTACTATAAAGCAAGCATATGCGTCAGCGCCTCCGACACAAATACTTGTGACTGGAGAAGAGGATCTACTTGTAATCCCAGCTTGTATCTATGCCCCTGATAATTCAGTGGTACTCTACGGCCAACCAAATGAAGGGCTTGTAATAGTTCAAGTAACGAACGAAATTAGAAATAAAACAAAAAAACTTCTACAATCAATGGAATAA
- a CDS encoding Mrp/NBP35 family ATP-binding protein produces the protein MVGVDQVLTKLATVIDPDLKKDIVSMGMIKDLELNDGNLKFTLELTTPACPFNDQIEQDVRKAVGEIEGIRNFDLNVTAKVMEGRSLAADEAMSTVKNIIGVASGKGGVGKSTVSLNLALALAQSGAKVGLLDADIYGPSIPLMLGMQKAFMEVDNNKLQPADSHGIKVVSFGFFAEQEHQAAIYRGPIISGILKQFLVDTNWSDLDYLIVDLPPGTGDIPLTLAQTIPITGILVVTTPQDVASNVAVKAIGMFNKLNVPIIGVIENMSYFVCPKCSDKHYVFGEGGAKRISEKYNIPFIGEIPLNSGIMQGSDKGKPVIITDPNSPSAEAIRAAAKNVAAQCSILAAKLKEEMQGDAAA, from the coding sequence ATGGTTGGCGTAGACCAAGTACTAACAAAGCTTGCAACTGTAATTGATCCTGACCTCAAAAAGGACATCGTTTCAATGGGAATGATAAAGGACTTGGAGTTAAACGATGGCAACCTCAAATTCACGTTGGAGCTGACTACTCCGGCATGTCCATTTAACGACCAGATTGAGCAGGACGTAAGAAAGGCTGTAGGTGAAATAGAAGGAATTAGAAATTTTGATCTTAATGTAACTGCCAAAGTAATGGAAGGCAGGTCACTTGCAGCTGACGAAGCAATGTCAACAGTAAAAAACATCATCGGCGTTGCTAGCGGGAAGGGCGGAGTTGGCAAATCTACTGTCTCTCTAAATCTTGCCCTTGCACTTGCACAGTCTGGCGCAAAGGTGGGACTGCTTGATGCCGACATTTACGGTCCAAGCATACCATTGATGCTTGGCATGCAAAAAGCATTCATGGAAGTAGACAACAACAAACTTCAACCGGCAGATTCACATGGAATCAAAGTTGTATCGTTTGGATTTTTTGCAGAACAAGAACATCAGGCTGCAATATACAGAGGACCTATAATCTCTGGAATACTAAAGCAATTTCTAGTCGACACTAATTGGTCTGATCTTGATTATCTGATAGTTGATCTGCCCCCTGGTACAGGTGACATACCGTTAACTCTGGCACAGACGATTCCAATTACTGGCATACTGGTGGTGACAACACCGCAGGATGTAGCATCAAACGTTGCGGTTAAAGCAATAGGAATGTTCAACAAACTCAACGTGCCAATAATTGGTGTAATTGAGAATATGAGCTATTTTGTATGCCCAAAATGTAGTGACAAACACTATGTCTTCGGTGAAGGCGGAGCAAAAAGAATCAGTGAAAAATACAACATTCCGTTTATTGGAGAAATTCCCCTTAACTCTGGCATCATGCAGGGTTCAGACAAGGGCAAACCTGTGATAATCACTGATCCAAATTCGCCCAGTGCGGAGGCAATAAGGGCGGCGGCAAAAAATGTGGCAGCTCAGTGTAGCATACTTGCAGCCAAGCTAAAGGAAGAAATGCAGGGCGATGCCGCAGCTTAG
- a CDS encoding DNA-directed RNA polymerase: protein MFSISTLEDVVRIPPSMFGTSLKKAAVAILKEKYESMINADLGYIIMILEAKVDEMGKMIAGDGGTYHRVEFEALTFTPRLQEIVLGEIVDITDFGAFVRIGPTDALLHLSQVMDDYLQSDVKSGIIIAKQSNRTLKVGSTIRARITAVSLGKAATMGKIGITCRQPFLGAEDWIAEEIKKSGKEDSGDKTDSKKKLVEVNK, encoded by the coding sequence TTGTTTTCTATATCTACCCTAGAGGATGTAGTTAGGATCCCACCCAGCATGTTTGGAACTTCGCTCAAAAAAGCAGCTGTTGCTATTCTCAAAGAAAAATACGAAAGTATGATCAACGCAGACCTAGGATACATCATTATGATTTTGGAGGCAAAAGTTGATGAGATGGGAAAAATGATTGCAGGGGACGGCGGTACATATCACAGAGTAGAATTTGAAGCACTTACATTCACGCCAAGACTGCAGGAAATTGTCTTGGGAGAAATTGTCGATATTACAGACTTTGGCGCATTTGTCAGAATAGGGCCCACCGATGCACTCCTACACCTCTCACAAGTGATGGATGACTATCTGCAAAGCGATGTCAAGTCAGGCATAATAATTGCAAAACAGTCGAACCGTACGCTAAAAGTAGGCTCCACTATAAGGGCCAGAATTACTGCAGTCTCACTTGGCAAGGCAGCAACTATGGGGAAGATAGGGATCACGTGCAGACAGCCATTTTTGGGAGCTGAGGACTGGATTGCAGAAGAGATAAAAAAATCAGGTAAGGAAGATTCTGGCGACAAGACAGACTCAAAAAAAAAGCTAGTTGAAGTGAACAAGTAA
- the spt4 gene encoding transcription elongation factor subunit Spt4, translating to MVREMACRKCKYVFVGKVCPLCKSSDLTPDWTGVVLVADPENSHIAKTLGITQKGKYAIKVA from the coding sequence ATGGTGCGTGAAATGGCTTGCAGAAAGTGCAAGTATGTCTTTGTTGGAAAAGTATGTCCGCTATGCAAGTCATCAGATCTTACGCCAGACTGGACGGGAGTTGTGTTAGTTGCAGACCCGGAGAATTCTCATATTGCAAAAACTCTAGGCATAACTCAAAAGGGCAAATATGCAATAAAAGTAGCGTAG
- a CDS encoding sensor histidine kinase, translating into MKILVAKIKELKESKADVESLNMKLQDNMAKLEELQQEIIQQRDNLKEEVRHKDEELLKAERLSAIGQLSARIAHDLRNPLNVISNTSKILRVKLEKHLDEKSSEQWARLDRAISRLSHQLEDVLDYVRMPKLKREKYSLSLICHDVIERIQMPSNISFHPPLKDATVFCDPEKMEIVFVNLIVNAIQAIGKNDGDISIEIFDDREDDSFVLINVTDSGPGVPQEIQDKIFEPLFTTKQVGTGLGLSSCKSIIMQHGGTISVQSSGKGATFTIRIPKNSDWDSMEARTNSVLASFS; encoded by the coding sequence ATGAAAATACTTGTTGCAAAAATCAAGGAGCTTAAAGAATCAAAAGCGGATGTTGAATCTCTCAATATGAAACTACAAGATAACATGGCAAAGCTCGAGGAACTTCAACAAGAGATAATACAGCAAAGAGACAACCTCAAAGAAGAAGTACGTCATAAAGACGAAGAGCTTTTGAAGGCAGAACGACTTTCAGCAATAGGACAGCTGTCCGCAAGAATTGCACATGATTTACGAAATCCACTCAATGTGATTTCGAACACATCAAAAATTCTAAGAGTAAAGCTTGAAAAACACCTAGATGAGAAATCAAGTGAACAGTGGGCAAGGCTAGACAGAGCAATAAGCAGACTTTCACATCAACTTGAGGACGTACTCGATTATGTAAGGATGCCCAAGCTAAAACGAGAAAAATATTCACTTTCTCTTATCTGTCATGACGTGATTGAGAGAATACAGATGCCATCAAACATTTCATTTCATCCACCGCTTAAGGACGCAACCGTATTTTGTGATCCTGAAAAGATGGAAATTGTTTTTGTGAATTTGATTGTAAATGCAATTCAGGCAATAGGTAAAAACGATGGAGATATCAGCATAGAAATATTCGATGATCGTGAAGATGACAGTTTTGTTTTAATTAATGTAACAGATTCCGGTCCAGGCGTTCCACAAGAAATACAAGATAAGATTTTTGAGCCATTGTTTACAACAAAACAGGTCGGTACAGGGCTGGGACTTTCAAGCTGCAAAAGTATCATAATGCAGCATGGTGGAACAATTAGTGTACAAAGTTCAGGTAAAGGAGCTACCTTCACCATACGTATTCCAAAAAACTCCGATTGGGACAGTATGGAAGCAAGGACAAACTCTGTTTTGGCTTCATTTTCGTAG
- the nadC gene encoding carboxylating nicotinate-nucleotide diphosphorylase, which yields MAFNVRAELARFLREDNVQNDITSSLITNKIICARIVSREQGIIAGIRFTSMLFAMNGCRSKILKKDGSTIHKNQTVLIVTGPARKILSCERTALNLLSRMSGIATTTNQLARMIKNTNARLYSTRKTAPGLRYFDKEAVEIGGGKKHRVTLADMIMIKDNHIATEGSLEILIQRARKKDKIFEVEVETEKDAILAAKMGASIIMLDNFTVTKIRKTIASLDRLGLRDKVKIEASGGISSANIVAYAKSGVDMISMGSITNSVKAIDFSLEV from the coding sequence ATGGCGTTCAACGTAAGAGCTGAGCTAGCAAGGTTTCTCAGAGAAGACAACGTACAGAATGACATTACGAGTTCACTGATAACAAACAAGATAATTTGTGCTAGAATTGTTTCACGAGAGCAAGGCATTATTGCTGGAATCAGATTTACAAGTATGCTCTTTGCCATGAATGGTTGTAGATCCAAGATCCTAAAAAAAGACGGCTCCACCATACACAAAAATCAGACAGTATTGATCGTTACTGGGCCTGCAAGAAAAATTCTAAGCTGTGAGAGAACTGCGTTAAATCTGTTATCAAGGATGAGTGGAATTGCTACCACTACAAATCAATTAGCAAGAATGATAAAAAATACCAACGCTCGATTGTACTCAACACGCAAGACGGCACCCGGACTGCGTTATTTTGATAAAGAAGCAGTGGAAATAGGAGGCGGTAAAAAACACAGAGTCACGCTAGCCGATATGATCATGATAAAAGATAATCACATCGCCACAGAAGGCTCACTTGAGATTTTAATTCAAAGAGCACGTAAGAAAGACAAGATATTCGAAGTTGAAGTTGAGACAGAAAAAGATGCAATACTTGCTGCTAAAATGGGTGCATCCATTATAATGCTGGATAATTTTACCGTCACCAAGATAAGAAAAACAATCGCATCACTTGACAGGCTTGGACTGCGTGATAAGGTGAAAATTGAAGCGTCCGGAGGCATAAGTTCTGCAAACATTGTAGCGTATGCAAAATCTGGAGTAGATATGATCTCGATGGGAAGTATTACAAATTCTGTTAAAGCGATTGATTTTAGTTTGGAAGTTTAA
- the nadA gene encoding quinolinate synthase NadA, which produces MLTDKILKLKKEKDVVILAHNYQLPEVQDVADFVGDSLGLSRQAAKTPHKTILFCGVHFMAETAAIICPDKKVLIPDLSAGCSLSDSITISQLKEWKKSHPGAITVGYVNTTAEIKSELDYCCTSSNAVNVVKSIPKDKDVLFLPDMFLGSYVAKMTGRKNMYIWAGECHVHAGIRSDDIQKQLDSYANSELLIHPECSCTSQIMYDVAVGDYSNRQVQILSTEGMMNYAKQSTAKNFVVATETGILYRMQQQNPDKNFIPASKGAVCQYMKMITLDKVYASLFEEKYEVIVPKQIADKARVAIERMLAIS; this is translated from the coding sequence ATGCTTACAGACAAGATCCTCAAGCTGAAAAAAGAAAAAGACGTGGTCATTTTGGCACATAATTATCAGCTTCCAGAGGTTCAAGATGTGGCCGATTTTGTAGGTGACTCGCTAGGTTTATCGCGACAAGCTGCAAAGACTCCACACAAGACAATATTGTTTTGCGGCGTACATTTTATGGCGGAAACTGCGGCAATAATCTGTCCAGACAAAAAGGTCTTAATTCCAGACCTGTCTGCAGGCTGTTCATTATCGGACTCTATTACCATATCGCAACTAAAAGAATGGAAAAAGTCCCACCCCGGTGCAATCACAGTGGGCTATGTAAATACTACTGCCGAGATAAAATCAGAGCTTGATTATTGTTGTACTTCATCAAATGCAGTCAATGTAGTAAAATCGATCCCAAAAGACAAGGACGTTTTATTCTTACCCGATATGTTCCTTGGCTCATATGTTGCCAAGATGACGGGAAGAAAAAACATGTACATCTGGGCAGGAGAATGTCACGTGCATGCGGGGATCAGATCAGATGATATTCAAAAACAGCTTGACTCTTATGCAAATTCGGAATTGCTAATACACCCAGAATGTAGTTGTACCTCGCAGATAATGTATGATGTTGCAGTTGGCGACTATTCTAACAGACAGGTGCAAATACTTTCAACTGAAGGAATGATGAATTATGCAAAACAGTCTACTGCAAAGAACTTTGTGGTGGCCACGGAAACTGGAATTCTCTATAGAATGCAGCAGCAAAACCCAGATAAGAATTTCATACCTGCCTCAAAAGGTGCTGTATGTCAGTATATGAAGATGATCACACTGGACAAAGTCTACGCATCATTGTTCGAAGAAAAATACGAAGTTATCGTCCCAAAACAAATTGCAGATAAGGCAAGAGTTGCAATAGAGCGTATGCTTGCAATAAGTTAA
- a CDS encoding aspartate dehydrogenase produces the protein MKKIGLLGCGAIGTQIALAIDSGKIPAILTHVYDFDRSKSEALVSRLKKRPQIAENPHMLSSNPVDIVVEAASQDAVRNHALSILQNRRDLLIMSVGALLDESVLEILLDACREFKRTIYLPSGALAGLDAIRSVKEELESVLLVTTKNPKSLKGARFFEVSKIDTDSITTKTVLFEGSAKDAVNLFPANINVAALLSLAGLGSHNTKVRIVADPQTDKNTHQVIAQGKFGSISITVENVPDSTNPKTSRLATLSAVECLRAACSTDMRIGS, from the coding sequence ATGAAAAAAATAGGTCTACTGGGATGCGGGGCAATAGGAACCCAAATAGCACTGGCAATAGACTCTGGCAAAATTCCTGCAATTTTGACACATGTGTATGATTTTGATAGGTCAAAATCAGAAGCACTTGTATCGCGACTCAAAAAAAGACCACAAATAGCAGAAAACCCACACATGCTATCATCTAATCCAGTCGATATTGTAGTTGAGGCAGCATCGCAGGACGCAGTACGCAATCACGCTTTGAGCATTCTGCAAAACAGACGCGACTTGTTGATTATGAGTGTTGGTGCATTACTTGACGAATCGGTACTTGAAATTCTACTTGATGCATGCAGAGAATTCAAAAGGACGATATATCTTCCGTCCGGAGCTCTAGCAGGTTTAGATGCAATCAGATCAGTTAAGGAGGAGCTTGAATCGGTACTTCTCGTCACTACAAAAAACCCGAAATCACTCAAGGGAGCCAGATTCTTCGAGGTTAGCAAGATTGATACTGATTCCATAACGACAAAAACAGTTCTATTTGAAGGATCTGCAAAAGACGCAGTGAATTTATTTCCAGCAAACATTAACGTTGCAGCACTACTTAGCCTTGCAGGTCTTGGAAGCCACAATACAAAGGTAAGAATAGTTGCCGACCCACAAACTGATAAAAATACTCACCAAGTAATAGCACAAGGAAAATTTGGAAGCATATCAATAACTGTAGAAAACGTACCTGATTCAACAAATCCAAAGACAAGTCGCCTTGCTACGCTTTCTGCAGTAGAATGTCTGAGAGCCGCTTGCTCAACTGATATGCGAATAGGCTCCTGA
- a CDS encoding type II CAAX prenyl endopeptidase Rce1 family protein: protein MHPKQIYDMNPRSWTKKFQKNSISYLIQMAAFYHALSITIMYASSFGISHVISDYEAPSFPISVVMTVTSGPIEEILFFGLAYYVAGTPQAILFTGAIWSVAHIFSTHVFQINTLGYASFLFAIPHMFFSIRTWLSGKGWFAILFHSVWNTAFLLSYCYLGIKECSVVGTVNYLTVDFLAIGLAASLISIIWTLHNKSKISKTVYTKILIFSITAFLLFEVLINFIYIKMLL, encoded by the coding sequence TTGCATCCAAAACAAATCTATGATATGAATCCGAGGTCATGGACAAAAAAATTCCAAAAAAATTCCATCTCATACCTAATCCAGATGGCCGCATTCTATCATGCCCTCAGTATTACAATAATGTATGCGTCCTCATTTGGCATATCTCATGTCATCTCCGATTATGAGGCTCCATCATTTCCAATTTCAGTCGTTATGACGGTAACATCTGGTCCTATCGAAGAGATCTTGTTCTTTGGTCTTGCTTACTATGTCGCTGGTACCCCACAAGCAATCCTGTTTACAGGTGCTATATGGTCAGTGGCGCACATTTTCAGCACGCATGTGTTTCAGATAAACACGCTTGGCTATGCGAGTTTTCTATTTGCAATACCTCATATGTTTTTCTCAATACGAACGTGGTTAAGCGGAAAAGGTTGGTTTGCAATTTTATTTCATTCTGTATGGAATACCGCCTTTCTTCTGTCCTATTGCTACCTTGGCATAAAGGAATGTTCAGTCGTGGGAACTGTCAACTATCTGACTGTGGACTTTCTGGCAATAGGTTTGGCAGCGTCACTAATCTCAATAATCTGGACTTTACATAATAAATCAAAAATCTCTAAGACCGTGTATACAAAAATCCTAATTTTTTCTATTACGGCATTCTTATTATTTGAAGTTTTAATTAATTTCATATACATTAAGATGTTGCTGTAA
- a CDS encoding V0D/AC39 family V-type ATPase subunit, with protein sequence MATASLLVYAGVKSYSLKGKLLSEKDLQMLAESRDLEELITRIKNTTYADSVSKVTKPYTAQKIELALRDRLADIHHSMMMSVGGSNILFAYYLRFIIRNLKIILKGKVLSREHEDIAASISLHAEELIHERDIVLKALVAKDVEETVTVLKSIGIGDEVDKAYSIYNEKKQIQILDVYFDKFFYENLSHVLRNSSDFSLHNLCGMEIDYYNMMCILRAKFWDLDENQIQNLLVPQISSSSKELLTRMISADSIKSTFNELLNTKYKNLVPQQENAIDAISEFEHAFDRRIFDAHNAEFVRIFNFSTIISIIKLLEYEVRNLCAITFAVEQKISADTVMNKVFAKEKE encoded by the coding sequence ATGGCGACGGCATCGCTGCTTGTATATGCCGGAGTAAAATCATACAGCCTAAAGGGCAAGCTACTAAGCGAAAAAGACCTACAGATGCTGGCAGAATCAAGAGACCTCGAGGAATTGATAACTAGGATCAAGAACACCACCTATGCAGACTCTGTTTCAAAAGTTACGAAACCATACACTGCACAAAAAATTGAGCTTGCCTTAAGAGACAGATTGGCAGACATACACCACTCTATGATGATGTCAGTGGGTGGCTCCAACATTTTGTTTGCATACTATTTGAGATTCATAATAAGAAATCTGAAGATAATTCTAAAAGGAAAGGTGCTAAGTAGAGAACACGAAGACATTGCAGCGTCAATTAGCTTACATGCTGAAGAACTCATTCATGAAAGAGACATCGTACTAAAAGCACTTGTTGCAAAAGATGTAGAAGAGACGGTAACTGTGTTAAAATCGATTGGGATTGGTGATGAGGTAGATAAAGCATATTCCATATACAATGAAAAAAAACAGATCCAGATTCTTGATGTATATTTTGACAAGTTTTTCTATGAAAATCTCTCACACGTTCTGCGAAATTCATCAGATTTTTCATTGCACAATCTATGTGGAATGGAAATAGATTATTACAATATGATGTGTATTCTTCGTGCTAAATTTTGGGATCTTGACGAAAATCAAATTCAAAATCTTTTAGTGCCGCAGATATCATCGAGTTCAAAGGAGCTTCTAACCCGCATGATTTCAGCCGATTCTATCAAGAGCACATTCAATGAGCTTTTAAACACCAAATACAAGAACTTGGTGCCACAACAGGAAAACGCAATTGATGCTATAAGCGAATTTGAACATGCTTTTGATAGGAGAATATTTGATGCGCATAATGCAGAATTTGTGCGTATTTTCAACTTTTCCACCATAATTTCGATCATAAAACTTCTAGAATACGAAGTTAGAAACTTGTGTGCCATAACGTTTGCAGTCGAACAAAAAATATCCGCAGATACAGTTATGAATAAAGTGTTTGCAAAAGAAAAAGAATGA
- a CDS encoding AAA family ATPase, with product MILNSIELENIRSYQKERIDFPRGITLFEGDIGSGKSSVLMGIEFALFGLGSQRPESLLSKKASEGSVILEFEVDEKRYIVKRKLKRKNDSVSQDAKDSYLIYDGQTEPLSPSELKQKILQILKFNEPSDPRSESRIFRYAVFTPQEEMKQILRDTGKRLETIRKAFGIEDYRIVTDNAKNLSGKLKEKMVEFAVRFEKLNEDEQSLSISKKNASALESRLERLVSDKDSLEKRKSSITKAIDLIKEQMMQKEKFDVQLDKLNAQIKNANTNLSIFDSQIISSKKTISEIESELESLEKIRSPTARSISEIDVEINNMSQIRDKILDAKSKTTSLESDLAALQKSLGEFVNLSKIEPDKIRTELGDIRNKLESIKAECAVVEKQKILLEKECKDIELLLLELKNLGAKCPHCEHELTQEHKKKVENERRVRLQSLQDNLRQIEDASLRISETLKHLIQEESAKDQKLRQIERTLPLREQWFEKTNLLTSIKAEIPHLESQFALSKEESFPPLPNEDALSYLRRLKDAKREFEASRQRISTLQSQRKKEEQLLNDAQIKSKEQHTLILDIKKEIERILNDLNRLSGLEQTYIDKTKEQADIERQLEMTKSDLIRYTQLLENENANITNLEQRILEAKHWRAQHLRFSNYYAWLREFFIPTIDKIEKQVLLSIQQNFNEIYKKWYSVLIDDVTKESKINEEFTPLVEQDGFTQDVEFLSGGEKTSIALAYRLALNSMMRRESDGLKSNLLILDEPTDGFSKAQLSKVRNLLSELKSQQIILVSHEKELEAYVDNIFQITKDSGISRVLRVST from the coding sequence GTGAGGGCTCTGTGATATTGGAGTTTGAAGTGGATGAAAAAAGATACATCGTAAAACGAAAGTTAAAGAGAAAAAATGATTCTGTAAGTCAAGACGCAAAGGATTCTTATCTTATATATGATGGACAGACTGAACCGCTATCACCATCTGAATTAAAACAAAAAATACTTCAAATTCTTAAATTTAACGAGCCATCAGATCCACGTTCTGAAAGCCGTATATTCAGATATGCCGTGTTTACGCCCCAGGAGGAAATGAAACAGATTCTACGCGATACTGGTAAAAGACTTGAAACGATTCGTAAAGCCTTTGGGATAGAGGATTACCGAATAGTAACTGATAATGCAAAAAACCTATCTGGCAAACTAAAAGAAAAAATGGTCGAATTTGCAGTTAGATTTGAGAAATTAAACGAAGATGAACAAAGCCTTAGCATCTCAAAGAAAAATGCATCTGCACTAGAATCCCGATTAGAACGACTGGTCTCGGATAAGGACTCCCTTGAGAAAAGAAAATCCAGCATCACAAAAGCAATTGACCTGATCAAAGAACAAATGATGCAAAAGGAAAAATTTGATGTACAGCTTGACAAATTAAACGCTCAGATAAAAAATGCAAATACCAACCTGTCTATTTTTGATTCACAAATCATATCATCAAAGAAAACAATCTCAGAAATAGAGTCAGAATTAGAATCACTTGAGAAAATTAGATCCCCTACTGCTAGATCCATATCTGAAATAGATGTGGAGATAAACAATATGTCCCAGATTCGTGACAAGATACTTGACGCCAAATCAAAAACGACCTCGTTAGAATCTGATCTTGCAGCGCTGCAAAAGAGTCTTGGAGAATTTGTTAATCTGTCGAAAATTGAGCCTGATAAAATCAGGACAGAACTAGGTGACATTCGTAATAAGTTAGAATCAATTAAGGCAGAGTGTGCTGTTGTTGAAAAACAAAAGATTCTGCTTGAAAAAGAGTGCAAGGATATTGAACTTCTTTTATTAGAGCTAAAAAATCTGGGTGCAAAATGTCCTCACTGTGAGCATGAGCTTACACAAGAACACAAGAAAAAAGTGGAAAACGAAAGACGTGTCAGATTACAGAGTCTGCAAGATAATCTAAGACAAATTGAGGATGCTTCTCTGCGTATTTCTGAAACGCTCAAGCATCTCATTCAAGAAGAATCGGCAAAAGACCAAAAGCTGCGCCAAATTGAACGTACTTTACCGCTACGAGAACAGTGGTTTGAAAAGACCAATCTCTTAACTTCAATAAAGGCAGAAATTCCACACCTTGAATCACAATTTGCCTTGTCAAAAGAAGAATCATTCCCTCCACTGCCGAACGAGGATGCCTTGAGTTATCTCAGGAGATTGAAGGATGCAAAAAGAGAATTCGAGGCGTCACGACAGCGAATATCTACTCTTCAATCACAAAGAAAAAAAGAAGAACAACTACTAAATGATGCACAAATTAAATCAAAAGAGCAGCATACTTTGATCCTTGATATCAAAAAAGAAATTGAACGCATCTTAAATGATCTAAATCGTCTATCTGGCCTAGAACAAACCTACATAGACAAAACAAAAGAACAAGCAGATATTGAAAGACAGCTTGAAATGACAAAGAGTGATCTGATAAGATATACCCAGTTACTAGAAAATGAAAATGCAAACATTACAAATCTTGAACAAAGAATATTGGAAGCAAAACACTGGCGTGCACAACACTTGAGATTTTCTAATTATTATGCTTGGCTGCGCGAATTCTTTATTCCGACTATAGATAAAATAGAAAAACAAGTTTTGCTCTCAATACAACAGAATTTTAATGAAATATACAAAAAATGGTATTCAGTTCTGATTGACGATGTCACTAAAGAATCAAAAATAAATGAAGAATTCACACCGCTTGTAGAACAAGATGGATTTACTCAAGATGTGGAATTTTTGAGTGGAGGTGAAAAAACTAGCATTGCGCTAGCATATCGCCTTGCGTTAAACTCGATGATGAGACGGGAATCGGACGGACTGAAGTCAAATCTACTCATACTTGATGAGCCAACAGATGGGTTTTCCAAAGCACAATTATCAAAAGTGAGAAATCTTCTATCTGAACTAAAGTCACAGCAGATCATATTGGTCTCGCATGAAAAGGAGCTTGAAGCATACGTCGATAATATCTTTCAGATAACAAAAGATTCTGGCATCTCAAGGGTTTTACGTGTTAGCACCTAG